One genomic segment of Streptomyces liangshanensis includes these proteins:
- the truA gene encoding tRNA pseudouridine(38-40) synthase TruA produces the protein MSGDLEAGSVRVRLDLSYDGKDFSGWARQATRRTVQGEIEDALRTVTRSSRTYDLTVAGRTDAGVHARGQVAHVDLPEDVWAEHADKLLRRLAGRLPHDIRVWKAEEAPAGFNARFAAIYRRYAYRVGDHVGGVDPLLRGHVLWHDWPLDVDAMNEASAGLLGEHDFAAYCKRREGATTIRTLQRLEWVRGDDGIVTATVRADAFCHNMVRSLVGALLFVGDGHRPPDWPAKVLAAGVRDSAVHVVRPHGLTLEEVGYPADALLAARSREARNKRTLPGAPPDSCC, from the coding sequence GTGAGCGGTGACCTGGAGGCCGGGTCCGTACGGGTACGGCTGGACCTCTCGTACGACGGCAAGGACTTCTCCGGGTGGGCCAGGCAGGCCACCCGGCGCACCGTCCAGGGCGAGATCGAGGACGCGCTGCGGACCGTGACCCGCTCCTCGCGCACGTACGACCTGACCGTCGCCGGGCGCACGGACGCCGGGGTGCACGCGCGCGGCCAGGTCGCGCACGTCGACCTGCCCGAGGACGTGTGGGCCGAGCACGCGGACAAGCTGCTGCGGCGGCTCGCGGGGCGCCTGCCGCACGACATCCGGGTGTGGAAGGCCGAGGAGGCCCCGGCGGGCTTCAACGCGCGCTTCGCCGCGATCTACCGGCGGTACGCCTACCGGGTGGGGGACCACGTCGGCGGGGTCGATCCGCTGTTGCGTGGTCATGTGCTGTGGCACGACTGGCCGTTGGACGTCGACGCGATGAACGAGGCGTCGGCGGGGCTGCTCGGCGAGCACGACTTCGCCGCGTACTGCAAGCGGCGCGAGGGCGCCACGACGATCCGTACGCTCCAGAGGCTGGAGTGGGTGCGGGGCGACGACGGGATCGTGACGGCCACCGTGCGGGCGGACGCCTTCTGCCACAACATGGTGCGGTCCCTGGTGGGCGCGCTGCTGTTCGTGGGCGACGGGCACCGGCCGCCGGACTGGCCGGCGAAGGTCCTGGCCGCGGGGGTACGGGACTCGGCGGTCCACGTCGTACGGCCGCACGGGCTCACGCTGGAGGAAGTCGGCTACCCGGCCGACGCGTTGCTGGCGGCCCGCAGCCGCGAGGCCCGCAACAAGCGGACGTTGCCGGGGGCGCCTCCCGACAGCTGCTGCTGA
- a CDS encoding DNA-directed RNA polymerase subunit alpha, which yields MLIAQRPSLTEEVVDEYRSRFVIEPLEPGFGYTLGNSLRRTLLSSIPGAAVTSIRIDGVLHEFTTVPGVKEDVTDQILNIKQLVVSSEHDEPVVMYLRKQGPGLVTAADIAPPAGVEVHNPDLVLATLNGKGKLEMELTVERGRGYVSAVQNKQVGQEIGRIPVDSIYSPVLKVTYKVEATRVEQRTDFDKLIVDVETKQAMRPRDAMASAGKTLVELFGLARELNIDAEGIDMGPSPTDAALAADLALPIEELELTVRSYNCLKREGIHSVGELVARSEADLLDIRNFGAKSIDEVKAKLAGMGLALKDSPPGFDPTAAADAFGADDDADAGFVETEQY from the coding sequence ATGCTTATCGCCCAGCGCCCGTCGCTGACCGAAGAGGTCGTCGACGAATACCGCTCCCGGTTCGTCATCGAGCCGCTGGAGCCCGGTTTCGGTTACACCCTCGGGAACTCCCTCCGCCGTACGCTCCTCTCCTCGATCCCCGGTGCCGCTGTCACCAGCATCCGGATCGACGGGGTCCTGCACGAGTTCACCACCGTGCCGGGCGTCAAGGAGGACGTGACCGACCAGATCCTCAACATCAAGCAGCTCGTCGTCTCCTCGGAGCACGACGAGCCCGTCGTGATGTACCTGCGCAAGCAGGGTCCCGGCCTGGTCACCGCCGCCGACATCGCCCCGCCGGCCGGTGTCGAGGTCCACAACCCGGACCTCGTCCTGGCGACGCTGAACGGCAAGGGCAAGCTGGAGATGGAGCTGACCGTCGAGCGCGGTCGCGGCTACGTCTCCGCCGTCCAGAACAAGCAGGTGGGCCAGGAGATCGGGCGTATCCCGGTCGACTCCATCTACTCCCCGGTGCTCAAGGTCACGTACAAGGTCGAGGCGACCCGTGTCGAGCAGCGCACCGACTTCGACAAGCTGATCGTCGACGTCGAGACCAAGCAGGCCATGCGGCCGCGTGACGCCATGGCGTCCGCCGGCAAGACCCTGGTCGAGCTGTTCGGTCTGGCGCGCGAGCTCAACATCGACGCCGAGGGCATCGACATGGGCCCGTCGCCGACGGACGCGGCGCTGGCCGCGGACCTGGCGCTGCCGATCGAGGAGCTGGAGCTCACCGTCCGGTCGTACAACTGCCTCAAGCGCGAGGGCATCCACTCCGTGGGTGAGCTCGTGGCGCGGTCCGAGGCGGACCTGCTCGACATCCGCAACTTCGGCGCCAAGTCGATCGACGAGGTCAAGGCGAAGCTGGCCGGCATGGGCCTCGCGCTCAAGGACAGCCCGCCCGGATTCGACCCCACCGCCGCCGCGGACGCGTTCGGCGCGGACGACGACGCGGACGCCGGGTTCGTGGAGACCGAGCAGTACTGA
- the infA gene encoding translation initiation factor IF-1 has product MAKKQGAIEIEGTVIESLPNAMFRVELQNGHKVLAHISGKMRMHYIRILPDDRVVVELSPYDLTRGRIVYRYK; this is encoded by the coding sequence GTGGCCAAGAAGCAAGGTGCCATCGAAATTGAGGGCACCGTGATCGAGTCCCTCCCGAATGCGATGTTCAGGGTGGAGCTCCAGAACGGTCACAAGGTCCTCGCGCACATCAGCGGCAAGATGCGGATGCACTACATCCGGATCCTGCCCGATGACCGGGTCGTGGTGGAGCTGTCTCCGTACGACCTGACGCGTGGCCGGATCGTCTACCGATACAAGTAG
- a CDS encoding glycosyltransferase family 2 protein, which produces MAVRVTVVVPTYNSGTVLEPLVGSLLRQTMPPEAFEVLFVDDGSTDDTPARLAALAAEHPNFRLTGIPNSGWPGRPRNVAIDLARGEYVQFVDHDDLLGDEALTRMYDLGRANGSDIVIGKVVSTFRSRGIPHALMSRTRASCTFETAPLHDSLTVHKMYRTAFLREQGIRFPVGHFVGEDLLFIVPAVFRAASVSVVGDYPCYYYLEREGGGHTTPDHLDPVSYAGNLRRIFDALGAETPPGPVRDKWLRRFWRADMVKYLSEPVFATYGPEARVALFGALREVAEEYLTEGVYEGLAGLERARAALVRTGRPDALLELTGRAAGLGADVRLTSVEWRRGRVRARFDARFVTGGTGPEAPRTPLAPLTPLTLVRRGERYLLDPSLTDGLVEPVDVTDDLKLFRADVSLRHRDTSVVWLLPREVSVSFEETPAHLDGDVLVRPVVHGTVAVDPARAAGGGPLDDGVWEVHVRLMGPGLDRYGRPRGGPEDLTLPAPAVLGGLETACHLDGGLALTVRPTDTAPAPRPPKVTVVVPTGGAEPAAVRDTLASLTAQTLPAAEFEVLQVPEAARPGGPGEPGTGEYLLYMRAGDRLAADALERLYGYGIAHDADIVVGRRAAKGRAVPRELFSRDRPRATFAKDPLADSLTADKLFHRAFLAEHGLRFPAAGVPLGEHAFTAEASLRAGRTAVLGGAVCYHSGPERDTPAVPYAALYGALRTLVGTVNGLTTPGGTRDRLHRRWLRVELLDPLMGRGFPERDEDDRRALCDAIRDVFLNSGDGGGDSGLSDTAIAALTAPRRVAVGLVTDNRLDDLVALVRWETSVVCRARLDEVSWQRDGALRTAFTAELRTADGPLGTTSPDEGDDDPPTLTSPGLSAALSARFARAPLTGGAAPGRASAVLVLRERAGGAEYRLATDATVHHADGTLTVAGSALLDPATAAGGAPLRDGAWDLYVRLTALGWTKTARLGSYRAPEVSATPPPPVPHPTTPDRRVTPYWTTPHRDLTLRVAPPPPTERAPGRLTRLIRRLRRG; this is translated from the coding sequence GTGGCGGTCAGAGTCACTGTGGTGGTCCCGACGTACAACTCGGGGACGGTCCTCGAACCCCTGGTCGGGTCGCTGCTCCGGCAGACGATGCCCCCCGAGGCGTTCGAGGTGCTCTTCGTCGACGACGGCTCGACGGACGACACCCCGGCGCGACTCGCCGCCCTCGCGGCCGAGCACCCGAACTTCCGCCTCACTGGCATCCCCAACTCCGGCTGGCCGGGCAGGCCCCGCAACGTGGCGATCGACCTGGCACGCGGCGAATACGTGCAGTTCGTCGACCACGACGACCTGTTGGGCGACGAGGCACTCACCCGGATGTACGACCTCGGCCGCGCGAACGGCTCGGACATCGTGATCGGCAAGGTCGTCAGCACCTTCCGGTCCCGCGGCATCCCGCACGCGCTGATGAGCAGGACCCGCGCGTCGTGCACCTTCGAGACGGCCCCCCTGCACGACAGCCTGACGGTCCACAAGATGTACCGGACGGCCTTCCTGCGGGAGCAGGGGATCCGGTTCCCCGTCGGGCACTTCGTCGGCGAGGACCTGCTGTTCATAGTGCCTGCCGTGTTCCGCGCCGCGTCCGTCTCCGTCGTCGGCGACTACCCCTGCTACTACTACCTGGAGCGGGAGGGCGGCGGCCACACCACACCCGACCACCTCGACCCGGTGAGCTACGCGGGCAACCTCCGCCGGATCTTCGACGCCCTGGGCGCCGAGACGCCGCCCGGCCCGGTGCGCGACAAGTGGCTGCGCCGCTTCTGGCGCGCGGACATGGTCAAGTACCTGAGCGAGCCGGTCTTCGCCACGTACGGCCCGGAGGCGCGCGTCGCGCTCTTCGGGGCGCTGCGCGAGGTGGCGGAGGAGTACCTGACGGAGGGCGTGTACGAGGGGCTGGCGGGCCTGGAGCGGGCGCGCGCCGCCCTCGTACGGACCGGCCGGCCGGACGCGCTGCTGGAGCTGACCGGGCGGGCGGCGGGGCTGGGCGCGGACGTCCGGCTCACGTCGGTGGAGTGGCGGCGGGGGCGGGTGCGGGCGCGGTTCGACGCGCGGTTCGTGACGGGCGGTACGGGCCCGGAGGCACCCCGGACACCGCTGGCACCCCTGACACCGCTGACCCTCGTGCGCCGGGGCGAGCGCTACCTCCTCGACCCGTCCCTCACCGACGGGCTGGTCGAGCCCGTCGACGTCACGGACGACCTGAAGCTCTTCCGCGCGGACGTGAGCCTGCGCCACCGGGACACGTCCGTGGTGTGGCTGCTGCCGAGGGAGGTCTCCGTGTCGTTCGAGGAGACACCCGCGCACCTGGACGGTGACGTCCTCGTCCGCCCCGTCGTGCACGGCACGGTCGCCGTGGACCCGGCGCGGGCGGCGGGCGGCGGGCCGCTGGACGACGGCGTCTGGGAGGTGCACGTACGGCTCATGGGACCGGGCCTGGACCGCTACGGGCGCCCCCGGGGCGGCCCGGAGGACCTCACCCTGCCCGCCCCGGCCGTCCTGGGCGGCCTGGAGACCGCGTGCCACCTGGACGGCGGGCTGGCCCTGACCGTACGGCCGACGGATACGGCCCCCGCCCCGCGCCCGCCCAAGGTCACCGTGGTGGTGCCCACCGGGGGCGCCGAGCCCGCCGCCGTACGGGACACCCTCGCCTCCCTCACCGCGCAGACCCTCCCGGCGGCGGAGTTCGAGGTGCTCCAGGTGCCCGAGGCGGCGCGGCCCGGGGGCCCCGGCGAGCCCGGCACCGGGGAGTACCTGCTGTACATGCGGGCCGGCGACCGCCTGGCCGCCGACGCGCTGGAGCGGCTGTACGGGTACGGCATCGCGCACGACGCGGACATCGTGGTCGGCAGGAGGGCGGCGAAGGGCCGGGCCGTCCCCCGGGAGCTGTTCTCACGGGACCGGCCGCGCGCCACGTTCGCGAAGGACCCGCTGGCGGACAGCCTGACCGCCGACAAGCTCTTCCACCGCGCGTTCCTCGCCGAGCACGGCCTGCGCTTCCCGGCGGCCGGCGTCCCCCTGGGCGAGCACGCCTTCACGGCGGAGGCGTCCCTGCGCGCGGGCCGCACCGCCGTCCTCGGGGGCGCCGTCTGCTACCACTCAGGACCGGAGCGGGACACCCCCGCCGTCCCGTACGCGGCCCTCTACGGCGCGCTGCGCACCCTTGTCGGGACCGTGAACGGCCTCACCACACCGGGCGGCACCCGTGACCGGCTGCACCGGCGCTGGCTGCGGGTGGAGCTGCTGGACCCGCTGATGGGCAGGGGCTTCCCGGAGCGGGACGAGGACGACCGGCGCGCGCTCTGCGACGCGATCCGGGACGTCTTCCTGAACAGCGGCGACGGCGGCGGCGACAGCGGCCTCTCGGACACGGCGATCGCCGCCCTCACGGCCCCGCGCCGGGTCGCCGTCGGCCTGGTCACCGACAACCGGCTCGACGACCTGGTGGCACTCGTCCGCTGGGAGACGTCCGTGGTCTGCCGGGCCCGCCTGGACGAGGTGTCCTGGCAGCGCGACGGCGCGCTCAGGACGGCCTTCACGGCGGAACTGCGCACCGCGGACGGCCCGTTGGGAACCACCTCCCCGGACGAAGGCGACGACGACCCCCCGACGCTGACGTCCCCAGGCCTCTCCGCCGCCCTGTCGGCCCGCTTCGCCCGCGCACCCCTCACCGGCGGCGCGGCCCCCGGGAGGGCCTCCGCGGTCCTCGTGCTGCGGGAGCGCGCAGGCGGCGCCGAGTACCGGCTCGCCACGGACGCCACGGTCCACCACGCCGACGGCACGCTCACCGTCGCCGGAAGCGCCCTGCTCGACCCGGCCACCGCGGCGGGCGGCGCCCCGCTCCGGGACGGCGCCTGGGACCTGTACGTGCGCCTCACCGCGCTCGGCTGGACCAAGACCGCGAGGCTCGGCTCGTACCGCGCCCCCGAGGTCTCCGCGACGCCGCCACCCCCCGTACCGCACCCGACCACCCCGGACCGCCGCGTCACCCCGTACTGGACCACCCCACACCGCGACCTGACCCTCCGCGTGGCCCCACCCCCGCCCACCGAACGCGCGCCAGGCCGCCTGACCCGCCTGATCCGCCGCCTGCGCCGGGGCTGA
- the rpsK gene encoding 30S ribosomal protein S11, whose product MPPKGRQGAAKKVRRKEKKNVAHGHAHIKSTFNNTIVSITDPSGNVISWASAGHVGFKGSRKSTPFAAQMAAESAARRAQEHGMRKVDVFVKGPGSGRETAIRSLQATGLEVGSIQDVTPTPHNGCRPPKRRRV is encoded by the coding sequence ATGCCTCCTAAGGGCCGTCAGGGCGCAGCCAAGAAGGTGCGCCGCAAGGAAAAGAAGAACGTCGCTCACGGGCACGCCCACATCAAGAGCACGTTCAACAACACGATCGTCTCGATCACGGACCCCTCGGGCAATGTGATCTCCTGGGCCTCCGCCGGCCACGTCGGCTTCAAGGGTTCGCGCAAGTCCACGCCCTTCGCCGCGCAGATGGCCGCCGAGTCGGCCGCCCGTCGCGCGCAGGAGCACGGCATGCGCAAGGTCGACGTCTTCGTGAAGGGTCCCGGCTCCGGCCGTGAGACCGCGATCCGCTCGCTCCAGGCCACCGGCCTTGAGGTGGGTTCGATCCAGGACGTCACCCCCACCCCGCACAACGGCTGCCGCCCGCCGAAGCGTCGCCGCGTCTGA
- a CDS encoding adenylate kinase — MRIVLVGPPGAGKGTQAAFLAKNLSVPHISTGDLFRANISQGTDLGKEAKSYMDAGNLVPDEVTIAMARDRMGQPDAAKGFLLDGFPRNVSQAEALDKALATDSVKLDAVLDLEIPEDEVVRRIAGRRICRTDSAHVFHVANQPPKKEGVCDICGGELYQRDDDSEETVRRRLEVYHTQTEPIIEHYQAQGLVVTISALGKVTEVTERAMEALQRARSAQG; from the coding sequence ATGCGAATCGTCCTCGTCGGGCCGCCCGGTGCCGGCAAGGGTACGCAGGCTGCGTTCCTCGCCAAAAACCTCTCGGTTCCCCACATCTCCACGGGCGACCTGTTCCGCGCCAACATCAGCCAGGGCACAGACCTCGGCAAAGAGGCGAAGTCCTACATGGACGCGGGAAACCTGGTGCCCGACGAGGTGACGATCGCGATGGCACGGGACCGCATGGGTCAGCCGGACGCCGCCAAGGGCTTTCTGCTCGACGGCTTTCCGCGCAACGTGTCGCAGGCGGAAGCGCTGGACAAGGCACTCGCCACGGACAGCGTGAAGCTGGACGCGGTGCTGGACCTGGAGATCCCCGAGGACGAGGTCGTACGTCGTATCGCGGGGCGGCGCATCTGCCGCACCGACAGCGCCCACGTGTTCCATGTCGCGAACCAGCCTCCTAAGAAGGAGGGTGTCTGTGACATCTGCGGCGGCGAGCTGTACCAGCGGGACGACGACTCCGAGGAGACCGTGCGCAGACGGCTGGAGGTCTACCACACGCAGACCGAGCCGATCATCGAGCACTACCAGGCCCAGGGCCTGGTCGTGACGATCTCCGCGCTGGGCAAGGTCACCGAGGTGACCGAGCGCGCGATGGAGGCGCTCCAGCGGGCCCGGTCCGCGCAGGGCTGA
- the secY gene encoding preprotein translocase subunit SecY, which translates to MLTAFARAFKTPDLRKKLLFTLAIIVLYRLGAHVPVPGVSYENVQTCIDAAQKGNNSLFGLVNMFSGGALLQITIFALGIMPYITASIILQLLTVVIPRLEALKKEGSSGQSKITQYTRYLTVALAVLQGTGLVATARSGALFSGCPVAGQIVPDQSIFVTVTMVITMTAGTAAVMWLGELITDKGIGNGMSILMFISIAAGFPGALWAIKQSGTLAKGWIEFGTVILIGFVMVGLVVFVEQAQRRIPVQYAKRMIGRRSYGGTSTYIPLKVNQAGVIPVIFASSLLYIPALIAQFSSSTSGWKTWIEAHFVKGDHPYYIATYFLLIVFFAFFYVAISFNPEEVADNMKKYGGFIPGIRAGRPTAEYLSYVLNRITWPGSLYLGLIALVPTMALAGFGGANQNFPFGGTSILIIVGVGLETVKQIESQLQQRNYEGFLR; encoded by the coding sequence GTGCTCACCGCGTTCGCCCGGGCGTTCAAGACGCCCGACCTGCGCAAGAAGCTGCTCTTCACACTCGCCATCATCGTGCTGTACCGGCTCGGGGCCCATGTCCCCGTCCCCGGGGTCAGTTACGAGAATGTCCAGACATGTATCGACGCGGCTCAAAAGGGCAACAACAGCCTCTTCGGGCTCGTGAACATGTTCAGCGGCGGCGCGTTGCTGCAGATCACGATCTTCGCGCTCGGCATCATGCCGTACATCACGGCGAGCATCATCCTTCAGCTGCTGACCGTGGTCATCCCACGGCTGGAAGCCCTCAAGAAGGAAGGCTCGTCCGGCCAGTCGAAGATCACGCAGTACACCCGGTACCTGACCGTCGCCCTCGCCGTGCTCCAGGGCACCGGCCTGGTGGCCACGGCCCGGAGCGGCGCGCTCTTCAGCGGCTGCCCGGTCGCCGGTCAGATCGTCCCCGACCAGTCGATCTTCGTCACCGTCACGATGGTCATCACCATGACCGCCGGTACCGCGGCCGTCATGTGGCTCGGTGAGCTCATCACCGACAAGGGCATCGGCAACGGCATGTCCATCCTGATGTTCATCTCGATCGCGGCCGGCTTCCCGGGCGCCCTCTGGGCCATCAAGCAGAGCGGCACGCTCGCCAAGGGCTGGATCGAGTTCGGCACGGTCATCCTGATCGGCTTCGTGATGGTCGGCCTGGTCGTGTTCGTCGAGCAGGCGCAGCGCCGCATCCCCGTGCAGTACGCGAAGCGCATGATCGGCCGCAGGTCGTACGGCGGTACGTCGACGTACATCCCGCTCAAGGTGAACCAGGCGGGTGTGATCCCCGTCATCTTCGCCTCGTCGCTGCTCTACATCCCCGCTCTGATCGCCCAGTTCTCCAGCTCGACGTCGGGCTGGAAGACCTGGATCGAGGCGCACTTCGTCAAGGGTGACCATCCGTACTACATCGCGACCTACTTCTTGCTCATCGTGTTCTTCGCGTTCTTCTACGTGGCGATTTCGTTCAACCCCGAAGAAGTAGCGGACAACATGAAGAAGTATGGTGGCTTCATCCCGGGTATCCGGGCTGGTCGCCCTACCGCCGAGTACCTGAGCTACGTGCTCAACAGGATCACTTGGCCGGGCTCGCTGTACCTGGGTCTGATTGCTCTTGTCCCGACGATGGCGTTGGCAGGCTTCGGCGGTGCGAACCAGAACTTCCCCTTCGGCGGGACAAGCATCCTGATCATCGTGGGTGTGGGTCTGGAAACCGTGAAGCAGATCGAGAGCCAGCTTCAGCAGCGCAATTACGAAGGGTTCCTCCGCTGA
- a CDS encoding alpha/beta hydrolase family protein: MNSRFFPRVRPVAVVVPLAVAGVLSGCVTTSATQPASSRPATTAVAPSKVTTPARDVKSATHEASSSVTNGLPPQKPATYKPTVPKLTARTPGGQLVNTCVPKRLWNDITTLTTKDGKHLSTLIIGKGPNVVYFGHQYGGQICNFLDLAEQMVKRGYRVMLPEFRGYVASEAGTPSSPLDMRAAFDKLKALKTEHVFLVGASCGGTTAVTEGVRSDIPIAGLTLLSSPARCDGDAVAAVKKIKQPSLFMVAKDDMQGAHEKQLREVYNASPAKKKQFIVVDGEAHGTLMLYGDKAADKRRAKVIGFLADTFSAALRM, translated from the coding sequence TTGAACAGCAGGTTCTTCCCGCGCGTCCGGCCCGTGGCCGTGGTTGTTCCGCTCGCCGTCGCCGGAGTGCTCAGCGGCTGCGTCACCACCTCGGCGACGCAGCCCGCCTCCTCCCGGCCCGCTACGACGGCCGTCGCACCGTCGAAGGTCACAACCCCCGCCCGCGACGTGAAGTCAGCCACGCACGAGGCGAGTTCCTCCGTCACCAACGGGCTGCCGCCGCAGAAACCGGCCACCTACAAGCCGACCGTTCCCAAGCTCACGGCCCGGACTCCCGGGGGGCAGCTGGTGAACACGTGCGTACCGAAGCGCCTGTGGAACGACATCACCACCCTCACCACCAAGGACGGCAAGCACCTGTCCACCCTCATCATCGGCAAAGGCCCCAACGTCGTGTACTTCGGACACCAGTACGGCGGCCAGATCTGCAACTTCCTCGACCTCGCGGAGCAGATGGTCAAGCGGGGCTACCGCGTCATGCTCCCGGAGTTCCGGGGATACGTCGCCTCCGAGGCCGGGACCCCCTCCAGCCCTCTCGACATGCGGGCCGCCTTCGACAAGCTCAAAGCCCTCAAGACCGAGCACGTCTTCCTGGTGGGCGCGTCCTGCGGCGGCACCACCGCCGTCACCGAGGGCGTCAGAAGCGACATCCCCATCGCGGGTCTCACCCTGCTCTCCTCCCCGGCCCGCTGCGACGGCGACGCCGTGGCCGCGGTGAAGAAGATCAAGCAACCCTCCCTCTTCATGGTCGCGAAGGACGACATGCAGGGCGCCCACGAGAAACAACTCCGCGAGGTCTACAACGCCTCCCCCGCGAAGAAGAAGCAATTCATCGTGGTCGACGGCGAGGCTCACGGAACGCTGATGCTGTACGGGGACAAGGCGGCCGACAAGCGGCGCGCCAAGGTCATCGGCTTCCTCGCCGACACCTTCTCGGCGGCCCTGCGCATGTGA
- the rpsM gene encoding 30S ribosomal protein S13 has protein sequence MARLAGVDLPREKRVEVALTYVFGIGRTRSKETLAAAGVNPDIRVRDLAEEDLVKIREYVDANLKTEGDLRREIAADIRRKVEIGCYQGLRHRRGLPVHGQRTSTNARTRKGPRRAIAGKKKPGKK, from the coding sequence ATGGCACGCCTCGCAGGCGTTGACCTCCCGCGCGAAAAGCGCGTCGAGGTCGCCCTCACCTACGTCTTCGGCATCGGGCGCACCCGGTCCAAGGAGACCCTCGCCGCCGCCGGTGTCAACCCTGACATCCGCGTCCGCGACCTTGCCGAGGAAGACCTCGTCAAGATCCGCGAGTACGTGGACGCCAACCTCAAGACCGAGGGTGACCTTCGTCGCGAGATCGCCGCCGACATCCGCCGCAAGGTCGAGATCGGTTGCTACCAGGGTCTGCGTCACCGTCGTGGCCTGCCGGTGCACGGTCAGCGCACCAGCACGAACGCTCGTACCCGCAAGGGTCCGCGTCGCGCCATCGCCGGCAAGAAGAAGCCGGGCAAGAAGTAG
- the rplQ gene encoding 50S ribosomal protein L17: MPKPAKGARLGGSAAHEKLLLANLAKSLFEHGKITTTEAKARRVRPIAERFITKAKKGDIHNRRLVLQSITDKSVVHTLFTEIAPRYENRPGGYTRITKIGNRRGDNAPMAVIELVEALTVAQAATGEAEAATKRAVKEDALKKDASDETVEDAKPVEDAKPAEAADESKDA; encoded by the coding sequence ATGCCGAAGCCCGCCAAGGGTGCCCGTCTGGGCGGCAGCGCCGCGCACGAGAAGCTGCTCCTCGCGAACCTCGCGAAGTCGCTCTTCGAGCACGGCAAGATCACCACGACCGAGGCCAAGGCCCGTCGTGTCCGCCCGATCGCGGAGCGTTTCATCACCAAGGCGAAGAAGGGCGACATCCACAACCGTCGCCTGGTGCTTCAGTCGATCACGGACAAGAGCGTCGTGCACACGCTCTTCACCGAGATCGCCCCGAGGTACGAGAACCGCCCCGGTGGTTACACGCGCATCACCAAGATCGGCAACCGTCGTGGCGACAACGCCCCGATGGCGGTCATCGAGCTGGTCGAGGCCCTGACCGTGGCGCAGGCCGCCACCGGTGAGGCCGAGGCGGCGACCAAGCGCGCGGTCAAGGAGGACGCCCTGAAGAAGGACGCCTCCGACGAGACCGTCGAGGACGCCAAGCCGGTCGAGGACGCGAAGCCCGCCGAGGCGGCCGACGAGTCCAAGGACGCCTGA
- the rpmJ gene encoding 50S ribosomal protein L36 — MKVKPSVKKICDKCKVIRRHGRVMVICDNLRHKQRQG; from the coding sequence ATGAAGGTCAAGCCGAGCGTCAAGAAGATCTGCGACAAGTGCAAGGTGATCCGCCGTCACGGCCGGGTCATGGTCATCTGCGACAACCTGCGCCACAAGCAGCGCCAGGGCTGA
- the map gene encoding type I methionyl aminopeptidase: MVEIKTPEQIAKMREAGLVVAAIHAATAEAAVPGATTKDLDMVARKVLAAHGAKPNFLGYGGFPATICTSVNEVVVHGIPDEKTVLKDGDIISVDAGAIVDGWHGDAAFTAFVGTGHAPELVELSRVTEESMWAGIAAMKAGNRLVDVSRAIETYIRRQPRPGGGKYGIVEDYGGHGIGTEMHMDPHLLNYVSRKRGKGPKLVPGFCLAIEPMVSLGTPHTEVLADEWTVITTDGTWSSHWEHSVALTEAGPLVLTAPDGGRAKLAELGVTAAPDPLA, from the coding sequence ATGGTGGAGATCAAGACCCCCGAGCAGATCGCGAAGATGCGCGAGGCGGGGCTGGTCGTCGCCGCCATCCACGCGGCCACGGCGGAGGCCGCGGTGCCGGGCGCCACCACCAAGGACCTCGACATGGTGGCCCGCAAGGTGCTCGCCGCGCACGGCGCGAAGCCGAACTTCCTCGGGTACGGGGGGTTCCCCGCGACGATCTGCACGTCGGTCAACGAGGTCGTGGTCCACGGCATCCCCGACGAGAAGACGGTCCTCAAGGACGGGGACATCATCTCCGTCGACGCCGGCGCGATCGTGGACGGCTGGCACGGGGACGCGGCCTTCACGGCGTTCGTGGGCACCGGTCACGCTCCGGAGCTGGTCGAGCTGTCCCGGGTGACCGAGGAGTCGATGTGGGCCGGCATCGCCGCGATGAAGGCCGGCAACCGCCTGGTGGACGTGTCCCGGGCGATCGAGACGTACATCCGCAGGCAGCCCCGCCCGGGCGGCGGGAAGTACGGCATCGTCGAGGACTACGGCGGCCACGGCATCGGTACGGAGATGCACATGGACCCGCACCTGCTGAACTACGTCTCCCGCAAGCGCGGCAAGGGCCCGAAGCTGGTCCCGGGCTTCTGCCTGGCGATCGAGCCCATGGTGTCGCTCGGCACGCCCCACACGGAGGTGCTGGCGGACGAGTGGACGGTCATCACGACGGACGGCACCTGGTCCTCGCACTGGGAGCACTCGGTCGCCCTCACGGAGGCCGGCCCGCTGGTCCTCACCGCCCCGGACGGCGGTAGGGCGAAGCTCGCGGAGCTGGGTGTGACGGCGGCGCCGGATCCCCTGGCCTGA